From Misgurnus anguillicaudatus unplaced genomic scaffold, ASM2758022v2 HiC_scaffold_31, whole genome shotgun sequence:
TGAGAGTACGACACCATACATACGTAGATATCTGCAGAAGGTTAGTGTTAAGGTCAGGGATACCACCCCATAATCTCTGAACCTTTAATAAACCGGATGTAAATGTCGTACCTGACTTCCTGTTCAACTGTGTCTGAGGTATGATGATCTGGCACGAGTTTGCATCATGGGTGTTTTTGATTGGGTGATTCAGCAGACAGATGACTCGCACGACCCGGCCCACTTTCTTCACACGATTGGGTACGTAGCTGGGGTCACAGATCAGCTGCTTACACCGGAAGACCTTTATCAGAGGATGACCAGCACATCGTCGCATTACACTTTCTACAAGTCACTAACATTGATCATTGATTTATTAAGTGTGTTAAGGTTAACCTCTCCCTCTGATTTGACCGCCGTCACTCGTCCGCCCTCCGTTACGATGTCATCAACACGTCTATTCAACATGTAGGGGTTTCCGTAGACGGCGCTGAGCCTGTGGAGCAGAATATCCGACCTTTAACGTCCTGCATACAACGATCTCATTCAGATCACATTAATTTCACCTTACCTGACAAAACCTTGTGGCAGCTCGCCCAGACCGAACACAGGGTAGAGGAACGGGCTCTGGGTGTAACGGGCCAAAGACTCTGAGTAAACCTTAATGCGGTTAATGGTCGAGACACACGGCTGTTCCAGATAACTGCACACCAAACAAACATCTACACATGAACATGGATTTAACTAACAATATGTACATGTCTCTGAAGTACTTGTGAGTGTTCTCTTAAATATAGCAACAACATATCAGTCAAATTTCTGAGTGTATTTCATCACCATGACTGAAAAATGAATGATGTAGGGTACTAGTGAATGTCGCTGTGTTTCTCACTCATCATTAATGTGAAGGGCCAGCGCGTGGCCGGTGACCTCCAGAACATCAGCACCGAGGTCAAAGTGACGAAAGACGTCTCTCATGGTGGTTCTGTGAGGGTCCATGTCATGATGGGTACGTGGATCATTCTCTTCAAAGTTCAGAACGAAAGAAAGGAACTTCCGAAATCTGCGCTTGTCAAACATGCCCATTAAATCTGAAAAACACATCACACGTCTGAATGAATGCGATGATGATGTTCCTGTAAATGACTTTTTGGATGCATTACTGTAAATGTAGGGTAGATTCTGAGAAGTAATGTGATGATGAGTATGTATATATCAGTGTTAGGGTTACCTGAAGTCTGAGTTTCTGCCTCAGTACAGGGAACTTTGTGAACTTTTCCTCCTTTGTACACAAAATTTCCTTCAACCACTTTAAAGTCCAAATAGCGTGTCACCTCTGTATAGAGCAACATTTTCACCAATTGGCCTGAAAACCACAATTATTCAGTCAttaacaaaacacacacactcccTCATTGCAATGTGAATGTTGACTCTCTCTGCTCGTACCGTTGGCAAGAAAGAATTTGGGAATCAGATCAACGTTCCAGTCTTTCCCACAGCCCATAGATTTAACATTAGCTGGAACCTGGAACTTCTTATAAAGCTGCTCGGGGAGATAAAAACATGAGCATGTCTGTGTGTTTCCATTACATCAAACTGTCCTCAATAAGTAAAACATCTCAGGACTCCCCAGctgcatttataaaaatatttgtaatggTGAAGATGAGGGTTAAACTATCAATGGatcagttttaaaacaacataattcaatataatcaataaatcatCAGAAAGTTTCAGCAATACTTGTGTTTAtaagttttttgtgttttacatgTTAATGTGTTATTGTCTGCATTATTGTATTGTTTGCAAGCTGTTCATTTGTGTTTGTTCTgcacatgtatgtgtgtgcgtgcgtgcgcgtgcTGCTCGTGCGTGTCGGCTGACCTCTTCTAGAGGTGAAACAGAGGCACTTTCTCCTCCATAATATGAGTTACAGTCGATATGAAGGACCTTCTTTCCATTAACTGACATCAGTCCAGATAAAATACATTCCTGTCGGATTGGCCATCATCAGTTTATCATTTTTAAGAAGTTATGTGATCATACTAAGATGTCTCATAAATTGATAAGAAAAGATAAGATGATGATATAAAATCACTACACATATATCTGAgtttacacaaaataatgatCGAGTTTATTAGGTTTCTTACCTTCAGTCCAGTTCCTAAAACAATGACATCAAACTCAGGCATtctgacacacaaacacagtctCCCAAAGAAACAATATATTCGTCTGGGACCTCGCGTGCGCGCGcctaattattttattatcctGGTGTCATAATCTTCTCACTGTCACTGCAGATAACACTGAGAtcctctatctgtctgtctgtctgtctgtctgtctttctgtctgtctgactgactACTGTCTGTATGAAATTGTCCATGTtcacaaacatttttacatttgagATGTTATGAAAAAGTATAGAAGTTCTAGTAGCTCAGAAAGtatacataataaaataataataataaaatatatattttttagtacTTCTATTAATAGAATTAAAGTGtgattaaaaatatatgtgttCTTTAAATCTCACATCAAGAACTAAAAGTACTACATCTCCCAGAATGCCGAGTGTAGAGAACTACAATCTCTCCCAGCGTGCTCAGACATGAAACTTCCTTGAGTTATTCATCGCGTTTCTTACatcataatattttaataataataataataataatatatctCGTGTATTTTCTGTTGTTATAAAATCCTTATACAGTAAGTTTGATCAGTAAGAGACTGAATGTTTTTAGCGGCATAGAGGCAGATAAGAGATTTGATCAGTTTGTCTTCCTGAAACTCGCAGAATGACTGAAGCAGTAAGTTTCACCGCTGTATAACTCCAGTAATATGATCTTATCTGTCTGATCTCATGTGTCTGATGTTGGCTGTCAGTTTTCAGGCGGGGAGCAGCACTCGCGCGTTCACAGCCGTAAATCTGCGGGCTTTCTGGAGCGCTTGAGTGACAGCACGGGTGGAGTAATCGGGGGTGTCTGTCTGTtcactctgtctgtctatctgctcTTTACCAACGAGGTGAGGGACACACtctctacctgtctgtctgtgtccgtgtgtgtgtgtgtgtgtttctgacatgtgtggTGTTGTAGGGTCGAGCTGTTCGTACTGCTCTCTCTCTGGATGAGGGTCTCTCTCAGGTTGTGTCTCTTGGTGCAGATTTGAGTTTGGATCCTGAGAATAACAATCGTCTGGTTCATCTCTCCGGCAAACTGCAGACAGGACAGGTGCATCATCTGAGCTCACGTGATCACACATCTACATGCTCCTCTGTGACGTATTCATGtttatgttatgtttttgtTATCTGCATGGCGTGCAGCCCCTGTATGACCCGAACTACAGCGTGTCTGTGCATGCAGTGAAGTTGAAGAGGCAGGTGGAGATGTATCAGTGGGTGGAGTACACAGAGAGCAGGTCAATCTCACTCACGCTTTCTCATTTAAATCACTCTTCAATCTGCTGTTTGACAATGAGACGGTTTGTCATTTCAGGGACTTTAAAGAAAACGGAGAGACTAAGACAGAAACCACATACACATACAGTGAGTGTTGTCTGATCTCCGTCTGATCTGTCTCAGGAATATCTcaatgatgtgtgtgtgttgatgtTTCTTACAGACACCGAGTGGAAGTCAGAGGTCATTAACAGCCGACACTTTGATGAGGAGGTCGGCCACATGAACCCAAGGTtaaacatcacacacacacacctctgaAATCTCTCTGTTGCTCTGATGTTTGTGTTATAGTTTGAAAGCGACtgatgttgtttatttgtttattacagTGCGATGGCGGTAGAGAGCGTAACTGTTGTGGCACCCGACGTTTGGGTCGGACAACTTTTTCTGTCCAAAGGATTAATCGAGCAGATCAATGACTTCCAAACACTGAGTCTTAAAGGATTTCCTGTTTTTGATGCCAACACTTTCCTGACTGTGTATGAAGATTATTTTTATCACACTGCAAACCCTCGAAGGCCAGAGGTGAGCACGCTCGAGTCCTGACTGAACACACAGATCATGTGACACCATAgtgatttgttgttgttgtgtgtgtgttaggtGGGAGATGTTCGGGTTATGTTCA
This genomic window contains:
- the LOC129453217 gene encoding transmembrane protein 43 isoform X2, with protein sequence MTEAGRAVRTALSLDEGLSQVVSLGADLSLDPENNNRLVHLSGKLQTGQPLYDPNYSVSVHAVKLKRQVEMYQWVEYTESRDFKENGETKTETTYTYNTEWKSEVINSRHFDEEVGHMNPSAMAVESVTVVAPDVWVGQLFLSKGLIEQINDFQTLSLKGFPVFDANTFLTVYEDYFYHTANPRRPEVGDVRVMFTYAGLSGDGLFPGPAHKVSIVAMQQGDKLMPYKTRSGDTLEILYMDELSAEEVFAKEHQLNVMKTWAFRVGGWALMFLGISLTTRIIYTLVDWVPVVRELVSLGLKMFALVISSSLSLLVIAAGWVFYRPLMAALITALALLPVLIGRTRAPFKKTQ
- the LOC129453215 gene encoding rab GDP dissociation inhibitor beta; amino-acid sequence: MPEFDVIVLGTGLKECILSGLMSVNGKKVLHIDCNSYYGGESASVSPLEELYKKFQVPANVKSMGCGKDWNVDLIPKFFLANGQLVKMLLYTEVTRYLDFKVVEGNFVYKGGKVHKVPCTEAETQTSDLMGMFDKRRFRKFLSFVLNFEENDPRTHHDMDPHRTTMRDVFRHFDLGADVLEVTGHALALHINDDYLEQPCVSTINRIKVYSESLARYTQSPFLYPVFGLGELPQGFVRLSAVYGNPYMLNRRVDDIVTEGGRVTAVKSEGEVFRCKQLICDPSYVPNRVKKVGRVVRVICLLNHPIKNTHDANSCQIIIPQTQLNRKSDIYVCMVSYSHSVAAEGKYIAVVSTMVETSDPEKEIQPALTLLEPITQKFVSISNLMVPTDDGRRSQIFISRSYDPTTHFVTETDDIMDLYRRVTGSEFIFRDHREVEGDVDSDE
- the LOC129453217 gene encoding transmembrane protein 43 isoform X1, coding for MTEAFSGGEQHSRVHSRKSAGFLERLSDSTGGVIGGVCLFTLSVYLLFTNEGRAVRTALSLDEGLSQVVSLGADLSLDPENNNRLVHLSGKLQTGQPLYDPNYSVSVHAVKLKRQVEMYQWVEYTESRDFKENGETKTETTYTYNTEWKSEVINSRHFDEEVGHMNPSAMAVESVTVVAPDVWVGQLFLSKGLIEQINDFQTLSLKGFPVFDANTFLTVYEDYFYHTANPRRPEVGDVRVMFTYAGLSGDGLFPGPAHKVSIVAMQQGDKLMPYKTRSGDTLEILYMDELSAEEVFAKEHQLNVMKTWAFRVGGWALMFLGISLTTRIIYTLVDWVPVVRELVSLGLKMFALVISSSLSLLVIAAGWVFYRPLMAALITALALLPVLIGRTRAPFKKTQ